ATGTGGTGGCCAATCTTCATCCTTATTGCAGGATTTTGACAAAGGGAATCCACATAGCATTGGATTTCCAGCATAGGAATCATTTCCAAATGTGTTAAATTGTCCACCTGTAGGTATGATACCCTCAAACTGGTTTTGTGAAAGGTTCAACACAGCcagaaaattcaaattgatcAAAGCCAGAGGAATCTCTCCTTTCAACTGGTTCCACGAGAGGTCCAACCATTCCAAATTTCTTAAATTACCAAAGGATCGTGGAATGGTACCAGTGATTGCATTGTGCGAAAGGTTAAGCCCTTTGAGAGAATGCAATTCTCCAAGGACTTTCAGAAGTTCTCCTTCAAacatattatttgataaatcaaTGGTtgtaaaaatagttaatatccTCTCGAGCTTCATGTATTGACCTTTCATTACAACCACTACTGAATCATTATAGGAATATTGGTTACCCATATATTTCAAACCAGTTTGGTTGTCATTCACACTAACCATTCCTTGAAAGTTCTTGATGTATGATGCTGGCAAGGGCCCACTAAAATTGTTATTTGACAAATCAAAAATTCTGAGCCTGGGAAATGGATGCTTGGCACCGAAACAAGTGATGACACCATGAAACTTATTTGATCGCAAACTGAGTACCTGTAACTCCTGGAGGCTTTCTAGCCAATGGGGAAATGTATCCTCTATGTTATTGTCTGCCAGGTCCAACACTTCCAGATTTGTGCAGTGGGCCAAACACCGAGGTAATTGTCCGTCCAATTGGTTGCCATTCAACTTTATAGTCTCCAATGCATTTCCCTTAGAAAAGTTCGCAGGTATGTTTCCGTAAAGGTTGTTCTTTTGCAAATCCAATGCCCAAAGAGAAGGAAATGTTCCGAGACATTGTGGAATGTGGCCTGTCAAGTTGTTTTGAGCCAAGTTGAGTATATAGAGGGAGCTTGCATTGCACATTGCTGAAGGAATGGGGCCTGTCAAGTTGTTATGAGCCAAGTTGAGTATTTTGAGGGAGCTTGCATTGCACATTGCTGAAGGAATGTTCCCGGTCAGCTCATTATTTGAGACTAAAAAGTAGTGAATTCCATTGGGTGGAATTGGGAGATCTCCTTGCAACTTGTTGAAACTGAGGTCAATATAACTAATGTTTTTCCAAGAATGCAAGAGCTTCTCATGAAACCACTGGGGAATGCTTCCACGAATGCTGTTATGAGAAAGATCTAGTGCGACCAGATCTTCAAGTGGTGCTATGAATTTAGGGAAACTATTAATATTACAGGAAgataaatttaagtatttaaggTTGGGGGATAAGAAATAGTCAGCGATACTATCAAAGTTAATAGATAGAAGACTATTGTGAGAAAGTTCGAGGTAAAATAgatttttgaactttgaaaatTGATGAAAGTCCAAATGACCACTCAAGTCAGTTGATGACAAACTCAAATAAGTAAGATTTTGGAGTTCAAATATTGAATTTGGAAAATTACCTTGCAGTTTGTTATTAGAGAGTGACAAGAATTCCAAAGAATAAGATGAGAATTCACCAATTGACCCCGTGAGGTGGTTGTTGTTAAGATCCAACCATAACAAGGAAGGCAAAGAATAACACCAATATGGAATGGGGCCAACTAATTTATTAAACGATAGATCTATAAAGGAGAATTGAGTTAGATTAAACAATGATGAGGGAATCAGTCCATCAAAATTACAACTCCCCAGATATATTTCGTTAAGAGACTCCAAATGGGCAATGGAATCGGAAATGTTTCCCGAGAAAGCAGTTTTAGAGAGACACAAGTCGCTTAGTGGAGTACTCCAGTTGGACTTTGGAAGTTCACCTCCCAGGTCTTCATTATCACTCAAAGATAGTGTTTGAAGATTGGGTAAAGAGAGGATGTCACTCGATAGATTCCCTTGCAATTTGGTGTCTCCAAGAATAAGAGAGATGAGAGAGGAAGACAGATTGGTTAGCAATGACAAAGAGCTCTCTCTGATATAAGACATGTCCACAAAATCTAAAGAAAGCTCTCTTAAATTAGTTGCATTTTGAATGAGTTTGTTCCATGTGTATGGATCAACTCTCATTCTCTGGTCGCCACCGAGTTGAAGTGACAGTAATTTGGACAAATGAGAGATTGTGGATGGAATGTCACCACTGAGTAGAGTGTGTGACAAATTAAGATGCATGAGATTGACGAGATCACCAATTGCAGAATATAATGAAGAGCCAGAAAAATCATTATAGGATAGGTCGAGTTGTTGAAGGTGTCTTAGGCTG
The genomic region above belongs to Glycine max cultivar Williams 82 chromosome 14, Glycine_max_v4.0, whole genome shotgun sequence and contains:
- the LOC100792033 gene encoding receptor-like protein 7; amino-acid sequence: MNINNILFWLLLPYFILASSSSSSFCNHHDTSALLLFKNSFALNTSLQYYYGLASCSSKTESWKNGTDCCEWDGVTCDTISGHVIGLDLSCSNLQGQLHPNSTIFSLRHLQQLDLSYNDFSGSSLYSAIGDLVNLMHLNLSHTLLSGDIPSTISHLSKLLSLQLGGDQRMRVDPYTWNKLIQNATNLRELSLDFVDMSYIRESSLSLLTNLSSSLISLILGDTKLQGNLSSDILSLPNLQTLSLSDNEDLGGELPKSNWSTPLSDLCLSKTAFSGNISDSIAHLESLNEIYLGSCNFDGLIPSSLFNLTQFSFIDLSFNKLVGPIPYWCYSLPSLLWLDLNNNHLTGSIGEFSSYSLEFLSLSNNKLQGNFPNSIFELQNLTYLSLSSTDLSGHLDFHQFSKFKNLFYLELSHNSLLSINFDSIADYFLSPNLKYLNLSSCNINSFPKFIAPLEDLVALDLSHNSIRGSIPQWFHEKLLHSWKNISYIDLSFNKLQGDLPIPPNGIHYFLVSNNELTGNIPSAMCNASSLKILNLAHNNLTGPIPSAMCNASSLYILNLAQNNLTGHIPQCLGTFPSLWALDLQKNNLYGNIPANFSKGNALETIKLNGNQLDGQLPRCLAHCTNLEVLDLADNNIEDTFPHWLESLQELQVLSLRSNKFHGVITCFGAKHPFPRLRIFDLSNNNFSGPLPASYIKNFQGMVSVNDNQTGLKYMGNQYSYNDSVVVVMKGQYMKLERILTIFTTIDLSNNMFEGELLKVLGELHSLKGLNLSHNAITGTIPRSFGNLRNLEWLDLSWNQLKGEIPLALINLNFLAVLNLSQNQFEGIIPTGGQFNTFGNDSYAGNPMLCGFPLSKSCNKDEDWPPHSTFQHEESGFGWKAVAVGYACGFLFGMLLGYNVFMTGKPQWLGRLVEGVLN